Proteins encoded in a region of the Stieleria neptunia genome:
- a CDS encoding PVC-type heme-binding CxxCH protein — translation MALLLSCVQAGAQEFTPRNTQAAGQHPLAPAEAISRLRVPDGFQITLAAAEPEVRQPIAITFDDRGRLWVAESYSYDGSTFTDQPHDRILIFEDTNGDGVLDWRKVFCEGLTHLTGLELGFGGVWITAPPHLAFLPDADHDDVPDGEAVVHLDGWSLKAEHNSVNGLTWGPDGWLYGRHGIKQPSRVGRPGDAIEERVELSCSIWRYHPTDHRFEVVADGTINPWGLDFNDHGQGFLTTSVVEHLWHLVPGAHYQRWKDRGVHPNPHVYETMTATSDHLHWSSAKAVDQHNASTLDFGGGHSHCDAMIYLGDRWPQSYRGSLLTSNIHGRRINRDRLVRDDGPFRGVHADDFLVARDPWFRAVSMEYGPDGDVYVTDWSDNGECHDRDGVHRTSGRIYKITWGKPIRVDVDLGQATDKQLVAFQLHANDWFVRHARRILQERDADGDDLSEAHAALRDIFHRHPDDTRKLRALWALHSSGGIDDHWLSELLSHDNEHVRCWAVRLLVDDATLSRATYLARFAEMAETETSWLVRMALASALQRIDIKQRWAIAVELATKDDGATEPNLERMIWYAIEPVIVANSDRALDAVESFPQKIRRWMARRIGSDSTRSASLLLDHLAHTTRADVIADLLEGFNDSVSVKSRDEYSESVGNVIETLIEHDDRRVRVAAVRAAAVTGGESGLRRVRQQLHAAETDRTTRQAALDGLARRNPAGFARDLERLIVSSRLTTAALRAATKTDDRKLAETVLSRFGELEPNERVAALDYLVARRRSAARLLSAIESKTIAAAELSAGQSRQIDALGDKALQGRLHQVWGTLRRSPAERVHQIKDLEKRLDPSRIATASLSRGRELFQKTCASCHKLFGDGKSVGPELTGANRRDLHYLVSNIIDPSAAVPADFRLSNLLTTDGRVMVGSVVRQTDSSTTIQTATETVELPTDTIETIQLTSKSLMPDGLLDSLSQQQIQDLFAWLMSNGH, via the coding sequence TTGGCGCTGCTCTTGTCCTGCGTCCAGGCCGGTGCTCAGGAATTCACGCCTCGCAACACGCAAGCGGCCGGCCAGCATCCGCTTGCTCCCGCCGAAGCGATTTCGCGACTGCGTGTGCCGGATGGTTTTCAAATCACTTTGGCGGCTGCCGAGCCCGAGGTCCGCCAACCGATCGCGATCACGTTCGATGATCGCGGTCGACTCTGGGTCGCCGAAAGTTATTCGTACGACGGCAGCACGTTCACCGACCAGCCCCACGACCGGATTCTGATTTTTGAAGACACCAACGGCGATGGCGTGCTGGACTGGCGCAAGGTGTTCTGCGAGGGGCTGACCCATTTGACCGGACTGGAACTCGGGTTCGGTGGCGTTTGGATCACCGCGCCGCCGCACTTGGCGTTCTTGCCCGACGCAGACCACGACGACGTTCCCGATGGCGAAGCGGTCGTGCACCTCGACGGATGGTCACTCAAGGCGGAACACAACAGCGTCAACGGGCTGACATGGGGGCCCGACGGTTGGCTGTACGGCCGCCACGGGATCAAACAACCGTCGCGCGTCGGTCGGCCGGGCGATGCGATCGAAGAGCGCGTCGAATTGAGTTGTTCGATCTGGCGTTACCATCCGACCGACCACCGATTCGAAGTCGTGGCCGACGGAACGATCAACCCGTGGGGGCTGGATTTTAATGACCACGGTCAAGGTTTTTTGACGACCAGTGTGGTGGAACACCTTTGGCACCTTGTTCCCGGAGCCCACTACCAACGCTGGAAGGACCGCGGCGTGCATCCCAACCCCCACGTTTATGAAACGATGACGGCGACCAGCGATCACCTTCATTGGTCGTCGGCGAAAGCGGTCGATCAGCACAACGCATCGACGTTGGACTTCGGCGGCGGCCATTCACACTGCGACGCGATGATCTATCTCGGCGACCGATGGCCGCAATCGTATCGTGGATCCTTGTTGACCAGCAACATTCACGGCAGGCGAATCAATCGCGACCGACTTGTCCGCGACGACGGACCGTTTCGCGGCGTGCATGCCGATGATTTTTTGGTCGCCCGGGATCCGTGGTTTCGAGCCGTCTCGATGGAGTACGGCCCCGACGGAGACGTCTACGTGACAGACTGGTCGGACAACGGAGAATGCCATGACCGGGACGGCGTCCACCGTACCAGCGGACGGATCTACAAAATCACTTGGGGAAAACCAATTCGTGTCGACGTCGACTTGGGCCAAGCCACCGACAAGCAACTCGTCGCGTTCCAGCTGCATGCCAATGACTGGTTCGTCCGTCATGCGCGTCGGATTCTGCAAGAGCGAGACGCCGACGGAGATGATTTGTCCGAAGCGCATGCCGCACTGCGCGACATCTTTCACCGCCATCCCGACGACACTCGCAAGCTTCGCGCCTTGTGGGCCTTGCACTCCAGCGGCGGTATCGATGATCACTGGCTTTCTGAACTGCTTTCGCATGACAATGAACACGTGCGTTGTTGGGCGGTCAGGCTATTGGTGGACGATGCGACGCTTTCACGTGCAACGTATTTAGCTCGTTTTGCCGAGATGGCGGAAACCGAAACGTCCTGGCTCGTCCGCATGGCATTGGCGTCTGCGCTTCAACGCATCGATATAAAACAACGCTGGGCGATCGCCGTTGAGCTGGCAACAAAAGACGACGGCGCGACGGAACCGAACTTGGAACGCATGATTTGGTATGCGATCGAACCCGTCATCGTCGCGAACTCCGATCGTGCCCTCGACGCCGTGGAGTCGTTTCCGCAGAAAATTCGCCGCTGGATGGCGCGACGAATCGGTAGCGACTCGACTCGGTCCGCCAGCTTGCTTTTGGATCACCTGGCGCACACCACGCGAGCGGACGTCATCGCCGATCTTCTTGAAGGGTTCAATGACAGCGTCTCGGTAAAATCGCGGGATGAGTATTCGGAAAGCGTCGGAAACGTGATTGAAACGTTGATCGAACATGACGATCGTCGAGTCCGTGTGGCAGCTGTACGTGCGGCGGCGGTCACGGGAGGCGAGTCCGGACTGCGACGTGTTCGGCAACAACTGCATGCAGCCGAGACAGATCGTACGACACGGCAAGCCGCCCTCGATGGCTTGGCCCGGCGCAATCCAGCCGGATTTGCCCGCGACTTGGAACGATTGATTGTGTCGTCGCGTTTGACCACTGCGGCATTGCGTGCGGCGACGAAGACCGATGACCGAAAACTGGCGGAGACGGTGCTCAGTCGCTTCGGCGAACTGGAACCGAACGAACGGGTTGCCGCGCTGGATTATCTGGTCGCTCGTCGCCGCAGCGCAGCGCGGTTGCTGAGCGCGATCGAAAGCAAGACGATCGCAGCGGCCGAACTTTCGGCCGGGCAATCGCGACAGATTGATGCGTTGGGCGACAAGGCGTTGCAAGGGCGACTTCACCAAGTCTGGGGAACGCTGCGGCGTTCGCCGGCCGAACGCGTGCATCAAATCAAAGACCTGGAAAAGCGTTTGGATCCGTCGCGGATTGCAACGGCCAGTCTTTCGCGCGGCCGGGAGCTATTCCAGAAGACCTGTGCGTCGTGCCACAAGCTGTTCGGCGACGGCAAATCGGTCGGACCCGAATTGACCGGCGCGAACCGACGCGACCTGCACTATCTGGTTTCCAACATCATCGACCCCAGCGCCGCCGTCCCGGCCGATTTCCGTCTGTCCAACCTGTTGACCACCGACGGACGCGTGATGGTTGGTTCGGTGGTGCGTCAAACGGATTCATCCACCACGATTCAAACCGCAACCGAGACCGTTGAACTCCCGACGGACACGATCGAAACGATCCAATTGACCTCCAAGTCCCTGATGCCCGATGGTCTGCTCGACAGCCTGAGCCAGCAACAAATCCAAGACCTGTTCGCGTGGCTAATGAGCAACGGGCATTAA
- a CDS encoding sugar phosphate isomerase/epimerase family protein: MFEINRRTALASLALPFVANRLIAEDRESTPTIGFGFGTYGMKTLETAEAIRVCAEIGYDGIELALMNGWPTEPALLNQRDRAEIRQQLRDLKLSVPSLLESLPCLRTDQQHAENLERLKRATELAHDLAPESPPVVQSIVAGKTDRWEQTKGRLVDQLSDWAEVGRVSETVVCFKPHASHAVHTPERALWVHHQVDSPWLKVVYDYSHFYLEGLSLAASLKQLLPITAYVQVKDSRGTPAKHEYLLPGDGETDYRELLTVLKHAGYSGFVNVEVSSHVHRKLDYEPIETAELCYRRLAPLFETLGILRPKVA, translated from the coding sequence ATGTTTGAAATCAATCGGAGAACTGCTTTGGCCTCGTTGGCGTTACCCTTCGTTGCCAACCGACTGATCGCAGAGGACCGTGAATCCACGCCGACGATCGGATTTGGGTTTGGCACGTATGGCATGAAAACTCTGGAGACGGCTGAGGCGATCAGGGTCTGTGCGGAGATCGGGTACGACGGAATAGAATTGGCGTTGATGAATGGTTGGCCTACCGAACCAGCGTTATTGAACCAACGCGACCGGGCCGAGATTCGTCAGCAGCTTCGTGATCTGAAACTGTCGGTACCGTCGTTGTTAGAGAGTCTGCCTTGTTTGCGGACGGATCAGCAACACGCCGAAAACCTTGAGCGGCTCAAACGGGCGACGGAACTGGCGCATGACCTTGCCCCGGAATCTCCGCCGGTGGTTCAGTCGATCGTCGCCGGCAAGACGGATCGGTGGGAACAGACGAAGGGGCGGCTGGTGGATCAATTGTCCGATTGGGCCGAGGTCGGACGGGTAAGCGAAACGGTGGTCTGTTTTAAGCCCCATGCGTCGCACGCGGTTCACACGCCCGAGCGGGCGTTGTGGGTACATCACCAAGTCGACAGCCCGTGGCTGAAAGTCGTGTACGACTACAGCCATTTCTACCTGGAAGGCCTATCGTTGGCCGCGAGCTTAAAACAATTGCTGCCGATCACGGCTTACGTCCAAGTCAAAGACAGTCGTGGCACGCCCGCAAAGCACGAGTACTTGCTACCCGGCGATGGCGAGACCGACTACCGCGAGTTGTTGACGGTTTTGAAACACGCCGGCTATTCCGGATTCGTCAACGTCGAAGTCAGTTCACACGTCCATCGAAAACTCGACTATGAACCGATCGAAACAGCCGAGCTGTGCTATCGGCGTTTGGCACCGTTGTTTGAAACGCTGGGAATTCTCCGCCCCAAAGTGGCGTAA